A genomic window from Micromonospora sp. WMMA1947 includes:
- the ppdK gene encoding pyruvate, phosphate dikinase, with amino-acid sequence MAAHDSVEQKYVYDFAEGNKDLKDLLGGKGANLAEMTNLGLPVPPGFTITTEACKAYLTTGREPDGLAAQIEAHLESLEREMGRRLGDPDDPLLVSVRSGAKFSMPGMMETVLNVGLNDRSVIGLSNQAGGNDRFAWDSYRRLIQMFGKTVCEVPGEEFEHALDEIKSAKGTHNDLDLDADDLRGLVDAYKKIFAKHTGREFPQEPREQLDLAIRAVFDSWNAERAILYRRQERIPADLGTAVNVVTMVFGNLGPDSGTGVAFTRDPGSGAQGIYGDYLANAQGEDVVAGIRNTVPLQELEQLDKTSYDELLGIMARLEEHYKDLCDIEFTIERGKLWMLQTRVGKRTAAAAFVIAGQLVDEGLIDLDEALHRVNGAQLAQLMFPRFQLDHEFEAVAKGIGASPGAASGKVVFTSARAVELAAEGESVILVRRETNPDDLNGMIAAKGILTSRGGKTSHAAVVARGMGKTCVSGADELDVNVPAKKFTVGGHVVNEGDIVSIDGTTGKVYLGEVPVMPSEVVQYFEGELDPETTDDALVRSVHRIMTHADAARRLRVRTNADTGADAARARRFGAEGIGLCRTEHMFLGDRRELVERLILASGEREREDALAALLPLQRADFVEIFREMDGLPVTVRLIDPPLHEFLPPLEQLAVNVAVAQERGEDVAKEEALLAAVRRMHEENPMLGLRGVRLGLVIPGLFAMQVRAIAEAAVAVVRDGGTACPEIMVPLVGAVQELETVRAEAERIIAEVVGDSGVEVLIGTMIEVPRAALTAGQIAEAAEFFSFGTNDLTQMGWGFSRDDVEGAFFWRYLELGIFGISPFESIDTDGVGRLIRIAAEEGRAARPGLKLGVCGEHGGDPDSVHFFHEVGLDYVSCSPFRVPVARLEAGRAAITTTGSDSR; translated from the coding sequence TCGAGGCGCACCTGGAGTCGCTGGAACGCGAGATGGGCCGGCGCCTCGGCGACCCGGACGACCCGCTGCTGGTCTCGGTACGCTCCGGCGCCAAGTTCTCCATGCCGGGCATGATGGAGACCGTCCTCAACGTGGGTCTCAACGACCGCAGCGTGATCGGCCTGAGCAACCAGGCAGGTGGGAACGACAGGTTCGCCTGGGACTCCTACCGCCGGCTGATCCAGATGTTCGGCAAGACCGTGTGCGAGGTGCCGGGCGAGGAGTTCGAGCACGCGCTCGACGAGATCAAGAGCGCCAAGGGTACGCACAACGACCTCGACCTGGACGCCGACGACCTGCGCGGGCTGGTCGACGCGTACAAGAAGATCTTCGCCAAGCACACCGGCCGCGAGTTCCCGCAGGAGCCGCGCGAGCAGCTCGACCTCGCCATCCGCGCGGTCTTCGACTCGTGGAACGCGGAGCGGGCGATCCTCTACCGCCGGCAGGAGCGCATCCCGGCCGACCTGGGCACCGCCGTCAACGTGGTGACGATGGTCTTCGGCAACCTCGGCCCCGACTCCGGCACCGGCGTCGCGTTCACCCGCGACCCGGGCAGCGGGGCGCAGGGCATCTACGGCGACTACCTGGCGAACGCCCAGGGCGAGGACGTGGTGGCCGGCATCCGCAACACGGTGCCGCTGCAGGAGCTGGAGCAGCTCGACAAGACCTCCTACGACGAGCTGCTCGGCATCATGGCCCGGCTGGAGGAGCACTACAAGGACCTCTGCGACATCGAGTTCACCATCGAGCGCGGCAAGCTCTGGATGCTCCAGACCCGGGTCGGCAAGCGCACCGCCGCCGCCGCGTTCGTCATCGCCGGGCAGCTCGTCGACGAGGGCCTGATCGACCTGGACGAGGCGCTGCACCGGGTCAACGGCGCGCAGCTCGCCCAGCTGATGTTCCCGCGCTTCCAGCTCGACCACGAGTTCGAGGCGGTGGCCAAGGGCATCGGCGCCTCCCCGGGTGCCGCGTCCGGCAAGGTCGTCTTCACCTCGGCCCGGGCGGTCGAGCTGGCCGCCGAGGGGGAGTCGGTGATCCTGGTCCGCCGGGAGACCAACCCGGACGACCTCAACGGCATGATCGCCGCCAAGGGCATCCTCACCTCCCGGGGCGGCAAGACCAGCCACGCCGCAGTGGTTGCCCGCGGCATGGGCAAGACCTGCGTCTCCGGCGCCGACGAGCTGGACGTCAACGTGCCGGCGAAGAAGTTCACAGTCGGTGGGCACGTGGTGAACGAGGGCGACATCGTCTCGATTGACGGCACCACCGGAAAGGTCTACCTCGGCGAGGTGCCGGTCATGCCGTCCGAGGTGGTGCAGTACTTCGAGGGCGAACTCGACCCGGAGACCACCGACGACGCGCTGGTCCGCTCCGTACACCGGATCATGACGCACGCCGACGCCGCGCGGCGGCTGCGGGTCCGCACCAACGCCGACACCGGCGCGGACGCGGCCCGGGCGCGGCGCTTCGGCGCCGAGGGCATCGGCCTGTGCCGCACCGAGCACATGTTCCTCGGCGACCGGCGCGAGCTGGTCGAGCGGCTCATCCTGGCCTCCGGGGAACGGGAGCGGGAGGACGCGCTCGCCGCGCTGCTGCCGCTGCAGCGGGCCGACTTCGTCGAGATCTTCCGCGAGATGGACGGCCTGCCGGTCACCGTGCGGCTGATCGACCCGCCGCTGCACGAGTTCCTGCCCCCGCTGGAGCAGCTCGCGGTGAACGTCGCGGTGGCGCAGGAGCGCGGCGAGGACGTCGCCAAGGAGGAGGCGCTGCTCGCCGCCGTGCGGCGGATGCACGAGGAGAACCCGATGCTGGGCCTGCGCGGCGTCCGGCTCGGCCTGGTCATCCCCGGCCTGTTCGCCATGCAGGTCCGCGCGATCGCGGAGGCCGCCGTGGCGGTCGTCCGCGACGGCGGCACGGCCTGCCCGGAGATCATGGTGCCGCTGGTCGGGGCCGTGCAGGAGCTGGAGACGGTACGCGCCGAGGCCGAGCGGATCATCGCCGAGGTGGTCGGAGACAGCGGCGTCGAGGTGCTGATCGGCACGATGATCGAGGTGCCCCGGGCGGCGCTGACCGCCGGGCAGATCGCCGAGGCGGCCGAGTTCTTCTCCTTCGGCACCAACGACCTGACCCAGATGGGCTGGGGCTTCTCCCGCGACGACGTGGAGGGCGCGTTCTTCTGGCGGTACCTGGAGCTGGGCATCTTCGGCATCTCGCCGTTCGAGTCGATCGACACCGACGGCGTCGGCCGGCTGATCCGCATCGCCGCCGAGGAGGGCCGGGCGGCCCGCCCCGGCCTGAAGCTCGGCGTCTGCGGCGAGCACGGCGGCGACCCGGACTCGGTGCACTTCTTCCACGAAGTCGGGCTGGACTACGTCTCCTGCTCGCCGTTCCGGGTGCCGGTGGCGCGGCTGGAGGCTGGACGGGCGGCGATCACCACCACCGGCTCCGACTCCCGCTGA
- a CDS encoding VOC family protein — protein sequence MTAVWENLVVDARDPSRLASWWAEALGYQVITDKPDEVEIRRTPDTLPGLVFVPVAGPKEGKNRLHIDLRPADMEAEVERLVDMGARHVDIGQGDVEWTVLADPEGNEFCVLRQRGNGDRG from the coding sequence ATGACCGCCGTCTGGGAGAACCTGGTAGTCGACGCCCGGGACCCGTCCCGGCTCGCCAGCTGGTGGGCGGAGGCGCTGGGCTATCAGGTGATCACCGACAAGCCGGACGAGGTGGAGATCCGCCGGACCCCCGACACGCTGCCCGGTCTCGTCTTCGTCCCGGTCGCCGGGCCGAAGGAGGGAAAGAACCGGCTGCACATCGACCTGCGCCCGGCCGACATGGAGGCCGAGGTGGAGCGCCTTGTCGACATGGGCGCCCGGCACGTCGACATCGGCCAGGGAGACGTGGAGTGGACGGTGCTCGCCGACCCGGAGGGCAACGAGTTCTGCGTGTTGCGCCAACGCGGCAACGGTGACCGGGGCTGA
- a CDS encoding deoxyguanosinetriphosphate triphosphohydrolase gives MTGADDAARLVDEAPKDTGYGRSPFERDRARVLHSAAFRRLAAKTQVHTAGTNDFLRTRLTHSLEVAQIAREMGARLGCDPDVVDTAGLAHDLGHPPFGHNGEYALDELAATCGGFEGNAQTLRVLTRLEAKVLTPDGRSAGLNLTRAALDAVSKYPWPRRPGERKFGVYADDRLVFDWLREGAPPGERRCLEAQVMDWADDVAYSVHDVEDGIHGGYVDLRPLLADPDERRALCADVAATYSGEAPEDLGEVLADLLADPVLAPLAAYDGSHRALAALKTTTSVLTGRFVSRVVDATQQRHGPGPHRRYAADLVVPRRIRAQCALLKGIALRYVMRRPGAEDRYARQRDVLAGLVAALLDRAPDALDPVFAPLWREAADDAGRLRVVVDQVASLTDPAALAWHARLVSPS, from the coding sequence GTGACCGGGGCTGACGACGCGGCGCGGCTGGTCGACGAGGCGCCCAAGGACACCGGGTACGGCCGCTCGCCGTTCGAGCGGGACCGCGCCCGCGTACTGCACTCGGCGGCGTTCCGCCGGCTCGCCGCGAAGACCCAGGTGCACACCGCCGGCACGAACGACTTCCTGCGTACCCGGCTGACCCACTCGCTGGAGGTCGCGCAGATCGCCCGCGAGATGGGCGCCCGGCTGGGCTGCGACCCCGACGTGGTGGACACCGCCGGACTGGCCCACGACCTGGGCCACCCGCCGTTCGGGCACAACGGTGAGTACGCGCTGGACGAGCTGGCGGCCACCTGCGGCGGGTTCGAGGGCAACGCGCAGACACTGCGGGTGCTCACCCGGCTGGAGGCGAAGGTGCTCACCCCGGACGGGCGTTCGGCCGGGTTGAACCTGACTCGGGCCGCGCTGGACGCGGTGAGCAAGTACCCGTGGCCGCGCCGCCCCGGCGAGCGCAAGTTCGGCGTGTACGCCGACGACCGCCTGGTCTTCGACTGGCTGCGTGAGGGCGCCCCGCCCGGCGAGCGCCGTTGCCTGGAGGCCCAGGTGATGGACTGGGCCGACGACGTGGCGTACTCGGTGCACGACGTCGAGGACGGCATCCACGGCGGGTACGTGGACCTGCGCCCGCTGCTGGCCGACCCGGACGAGCGGCGGGCGCTCTGCGCCGACGTGGCCGCCACGTACTCCGGCGAGGCGCCGGAGGACCTGGGCGAGGTGCTGGCCGACCTGCTCGCCGATCCGGTGCTCGCCCCGCTGGCCGCGTACGACGGCAGCCACCGTGCCCTCGCCGCGTTGAAGACCACCACGAGTGTGCTCACCGGCCGGTTCGTCTCCCGCGTGGTGGACGCCACGCAGCAGCGCCACGGTCCCGGTCCGCACCGCCGCTACGCCGCCGACCTGGTGGTGCCGCGCCGGATCCGGGCGCAGTGTGCGCTGCTCAAGGGCATCGCGCTGCGGTACGTGATGCGCCGCCCCGGTGCCGAGGACCGCTACGCGCGGCAGCGCGACGTCCTGGCCGGGCTGGTCGCGGCGCTGCTGGACCGGGCGCCCGACGCGCTCGACCCGGTGTTCGCGCCGCTGTGGCGGGAGGCGGCGGACGACGCCGGGCGGCTGCGCGTGGTGGTCGACCAGGTCGCCTCGCTCACCGATCCGGCCGCGCTGGCCTGGCATGCCCGTCTGGTGTCGCCGAGCTGA
- a CDS encoding siderophore-interacting protein, whose product MTDRPKKLTAATVVRTTRPTPHLIRLVLGGPELAGLPVGAYTDHYVKFVFPPAGVTYPHPVDLATIKREFPAEQWPRLRAYTVRAWDAAAGEMTVDVVHHGDEGLAGPWAAALRPGDRVLFTGPGGAYAPDPDADWHLLAGDESALPAIAAALERLPAGARAKVYVEVGSPADELPLAGAGEIEVRWLHRDGRPFGEPLVEAVRALEFPPGRVHAFVHGEAGAMKELRRLLRVERGVPRGDLSISGYWRQGLDDEGWRSTKPAWNAAVEAEEAAAVPA is encoded by the coding sequence ATGACGGATCGCCCGAAGAAGCTCACCGCCGCCACGGTCGTCCGGACCACGCGGCCCACCCCGCACCTGATCCGCCTCGTGCTGGGGGGTCCGGAGCTGGCCGGGCTGCCGGTGGGCGCGTACACCGACCACTACGTCAAGTTCGTCTTCCCGCCGGCCGGGGTGACCTACCCGCACCCGGTGGACCTGGCGACGATCAAGCGGGAGTTCCCGGCGGAGCAGTGGCCGCGCCTGCGCGCGTACACGGTCAGGGCCTGGGACGCCGCGGCCGGTGAGATGACAGTGGACGTGGTGCACCACGGCGACGAGGGTCTGGCCGGGCCGTGGGCGGCGGCGCTGCGTCCCGGCGACCGGGTGTTGTTCACCGGGCCGGGCGGCGCGTACGCGCCGGACCCGGACGCCGACTGGCATCTGCTGGCGGGTGACGAGAGCGCGCTGCCGGCCATCGCCGCCGCCCTGGAACGGCTGCCGGCGGGCGCGCGGGCGAAGGTGTACGTCGAGGTCGGCAGCCCGGCCGACGAGCTGCCCCTGGCCGGCGCGGGCGAGATCGAGGTGCGCTGGCTGCACCGCGACGGACGCCCGTTCGGTGAGCCGCTGGTCGAGGCGGTCCGGGCGCTGGAGTTCCCGCCCGGCCGGGTGCACGCGTTCGTGCACGGCGAGGCCGGCGCGATGAAGGAGCTGCGGCGGCTGCTGCGCGTCGAGCGCGGCGTGCCCCGGGGTGACCTGTCCATCTCCGGCTACTGGCGGCAGGGCCTGGACGACGAGGGCTGGCGGTCCACCAAGCCGGCCTGGAACGCCGCCGTGGAGGCCGAGGAGGCCGCCGCCGTCCCGGCCTGA
- a CDS encoding ABC transporter ATP-binding protein yields the protein MTAVELPGAVASPRPPDEDLVLDVRDLRMRYGAVDVLHGVDLTARRGEVVALLGPNGAGKTTTIEILEGFRLPSAGTVRVLGTDPARGDERWRARLGVVLQSWRDHGKWRVRELLAHLGDFYAPYATDRIPRPWPVDELLETVGLTAHAGSRVSRLSGGQRRRLDVAVGIVGRPELLFLDEPTVGFDPAARREFHELVHRLADLDETTIVLTTHDLAEAEKLADRILILAGGRIIAEGSPDQLARRVAGDAEVRWTRDGERYVHATADATAFLRDLLREHGDGVRELEVRRASLEDAYLALVHEEETGIRTGRAERVWQQEANR from the coding sequence ATGACTGCGGTCGAACTCCCCGGGGCCGTCGCGTCCCCCCGACCTCCCGACGAGGACCTCGTCCTCGACGTGCGGGATCTGCGCATGCGCTACGGCGCCGTCGACGTGCTCCACGGCGTCGACCTGACCGCCCGGCGGGGCGAGGTGGTGGCGTTGCTCGGGCCCAACGGCGCCGGCAAGACCACCACCATCGAGATCCTCGAAGGCTTCCGGCTGCCCTCGGCCGGCACAGTGCGGGTGCTCGGCACCGACCCGGCGCGCGGTGACGAGCGGTGGCGGGCGCGGCTGGGCGTGGTGCTCCAGTCCTGGCGCGACCACGGCAAGTGGCGGGTACGGGAACTGCTCGCCCACCTCGGCGACTTCTACGCGCCGTACGCCACCGACCGGATCCCGCGCCCGTGGCCGGTCGACGAGTTGCTGGAGACGGTGGGCCTGACCGCGCACGCCGGCAGCCGGGTGTCCCGGCTCTCCGGTGGACAGCGCCGCCGGCTCGACGTCGCGGTCGGCATCGTCGGCCGCCCGGAGCTGCTGTTCCTGGACGAGCCGACGGTCGGCTTCGACCCTGCCGCCCGGCGCGAGTTCCACGAGCTGGTGCACCGCCTGGCCGACCTGGACGAGACCACGATCGTGCTGACCACGCACGACCTGGCCGAGGCGGAGAAGCTGGCCGACCGCATCCTCATCCTGGCCGGCGGCCGGATCATCGCCGAGGGGTCGCCCGACCAGCTCGCCCGGCGCGTCGCGGGGGACGCCGAGGTGCGCTGGACCCGGGACGGCGAGCGGTACGTGCACGCCACCGCCGACGCCACCGCCTTCCTGCGCGACCTGCTCCGCGAGCACGGCGACGGGGTGCGGGAGCTGGAGGTGCGCCGGGCCAGCCTGGAGGACGCGTACCTGGCGCTGGTGCACGAGGAGGAGACCGGCATCCGTACCGGCCGGGCCGAGCGGGTGTGGCAGCAGGAGGCGAACCGATGA
- a CDS encoding ABC transporter permease: MNPTTNALRAGLRRGAIELRATFTNGQDLWTYFFPTVVLLVAVFWMRGSTVPGTDFSLGARTLPSALGMGLLFGGLLGLANQLVIDREDGTLLRAKAIPDGMLGYLVGKIVLVSAVALIGVVIQLTPGLFFLDGLRLGDPGAWLTLAWVVPLGLVATLPLGAVIGSLIENPRNMGLVVMPIFGLIALSGIFYPINGLPGWLQGVAQVFPLYWLGLGMRSALLPGDLAAVELGGSWRHLETVGVLGAWAVLGLVLAPVVLRRMARRESGSRVAARRERAMQRVG, from the coding sequence ATGAACCCGACCACCAACGCGCTCCGGGCCGGGCTGCGGCGCGGCGCGATCGAGCTGCGCGCCACGTTCACCAACGGCCAGGATCTCTGGACCTACTTCTTCCCCACAGTGGTGCTGCTGGTCGCCGTGTTCTGGATGCGCGGCTCGACCGTGCCCGGCACCGACTTCTCGCTCGGCGCCCGCACGCTGCCCAGCGCGCTCGGCATGGGCCTGCTCTTCGGCGGCCTGCTCGGGCTGGCCAACCAGCTCGTCATCGACCGGGAGGACGGTACGCTGCTGCGCGCCAAGGCCATCCCGGACGGCATGCTCGGCTACCTGGTCGGCAAGATCGTGCTGGTCTCGGCGGTCGCACTGATCGGCGTGGTCATCCAGCTCACGCCCGGGCTGTTCTTCCTGGACGGGCTGCGGCTCGGCGACCCCGGCGCCTGGCTCACGCTGGCCTGGGTGGTGCCGCTCGGGCTGGTGGCGACGCTGCCGCTGGGCGCGGTGATCGGCTCGCTGATCGAGAACCCGCGCAACATGGGCCTGGTGGTGATGCCGATCTTCGGCCTGATCGCGCTGTCCGGCATCTTCTATCCGATCAACGGCCTGCCCGGCTGGCTCCAGGGCGTCGCCCAGGTCTTCCCGCTCTACTGGCTAGGCTTGGGCATGCGCTCGGCGCTGCTCCCGGGCGACCTGGCAGCAGTCGAACTCGGCGGCTCCTGGCGGCACCTGGAGACGGTCGGCGTGCTCGGCGCCTGGGCGGTGCTCGGGCTCGTGCTGGCCCCGGTGGTGCTGCGCCGGATGGCCCGCCGGGAGTCCGGCTCGCGGGTCGCGGCCCGGCGGGAGCGGGCCATGCAGCGGGTCGGATGA
- a CDS encoding helix-turn-helix transcriptional regulator: protein MSETVHNRIAVLRAERGISRRQLADALGVHYQTVGYLERGEFRPSLHLALRIAAYFEVPVEVVFSIEPFPRIGDPATARSA, encoded by the coding sequence ATGAGCGAGACCGTGCACAACCGCATCGCGGTGCTGCGCGCCGAACGGGGCATCTCCCGCCGGCAACTGGCCGACGCGCTCGGTGTGCACTACCAGACCGTCGGTTACCTGGAGCGCGGCGAGTTCCGGCCCAGCCTGCACCTGGCGCTGCGCATCGCCGCGTACTTCGAGGTGCCGGTCGAGGTGGTCTTCTCGATCGAGCCGTTCCCGCGCATCGGCGACCCCGCGACGGCCCGCTCGGCCTGA
- the dnaG gene encoding DNA primase: MYAEGVAVMAGRIRDEDIALVRERTAIADVISEVVTLKSAGGGNLKGLCPFHDEKSPSFNVSPARNVFYCFGCGVGGDAIKFLMDAEHLSFVESVERLAARAGIQLRYVEDDRSAPRARPQQGQRQRLVAAHAAAVEFYRAQLSTAGARPAREFLAGRGFDRAAAERYGCGFAPDGWDLLTKHLRQQGFTHDELVTAGLSRPARSGSLIDRFRRRLMWPIRDITGDVIGFGARKLFDDDDGPKYLNTPETPIYKKSHVLYGIDQAKREIAKQGKVVVVEGYTDVMACHLADVPTAVATCGTAFGGDHISVLRRVLFDSDERAGEIIFTFDGDAAGQKAALRAFEDDQRFVGRTFIAVSPDNMDPCELRLAKGDLAVRDLVARREPLVDFALRHVISRFDLDTVDGRVEAMRRAAPLVAKIKDREKRPEYVRKLAGDLGMEIEPVQRAVLGAANGQPAPGAPAAPARPGRPAPSVDSPRSMVEREALKLALQEPVLAGPMFDAVEVTDYQHPVHVSVRAAVAAAGGASAATGGAVWIERVRDACDDLAGQALIGELAVEPLRIDGEPDPRYVSITMARLQWSSVTGRIRDLKSKIQRINPVSNKDEYFALFGELLSLEQHARALREQAAGGL, encoded by the coding sequence ATGTACGCCGAGGGGGTGGCGGTCATGGCGGGGCGGATCCGGGACGAGGACATCGCGCTGGTCCGCGAGCGCACCGCCATCGCGGACGTCATCTCCGAGGTGGTGACGCTCAAGTCGGCCGGCGGCGGCAACCTCAAGGGGCTGTGCCCGTTCCACGACGAGAAGAGCCCGTCGTTCAACGTCTCGCCCGCCCGCAACGTGTTCTACTGCTTCGGCTGCGGGGTCGGCGGCGACGCGATCAAGTTCCTGATGGACGCGGAGCACCTCAGCTTCGTCGAGTCGGTCGAGCGGCTGGCCGCCCGCGCCGGCATCCAGTTGCGCTACGTCGAGGACGACAGGTCCGCGCCGCGTGCCCGCCCGCAGCAGGGGCAGCGGCAGCGCCTGGTGGCCGCGCACGCCGCCGCCGTCGAGTTCTACCGCGCCCAGCTCAGCACCGCCGGCGCCCGCCCGGCCCGCGAGTTCCTCGCCGGGCGCGGCTTCGACCGGGCCGCCGCCGAGCGGTACGGCTGCGGCTTCGCCCCCGACGGGTGGGACCTGCTCACCAAGCACCTGCGCCAGCAGGGCTTCACCCACGACGAGCTGGTCACCGCCGGCCTGTCCCGCCCGGCCCGCTCCGGTTCGCTGATCGACCGGTTCCGCCGCCGCCTGATGTGGCCGATCCGGGACATCACCGGCGACGTGATCGGCTTCGGCGCCCGCAAGCTCTTCGACGACGACGACGGCCCCAAATACCTGAACACCCCCGAGACGCCGATCTACAAGAAGTCGCACGTGCTCTACGGCATCGACCAGGCCAAGCGGGAGATCGCCAAGCAGGGCAAGGTGGTGGTGGTCGAGGGCTACACCGACGTGATGGCCTGCCACCTGGCCGACGTGCCGACGGCGGTGGCGACCTGCGGCACGGCGTTCGGCGGCGACCACATCTCGGTGCTGCGCCGGGTGCTGTTCGACAGCGACGAACGGGCCGGCGAGATCATCTTCACCTTCGACGGCGACGCGGCCGGTCAGAAGGCCGCGCTGCGCGCGTTCGAGGACGACCAACGCTTCGTCGGGCGTACCTTCATCGCGGTCAGCCCCGACAACATGGACCCGTGCGAGCTGCGGCTGGCCAAGGGCGACCTGGCCGTACGCGACCTGGTGGCCCGCCGCGAGCCGCTGGTCGACTTCGCCCTCCGGCACGTGATCAGCCGGTTCGACCTGGACACCGTCGACGGCCGGGTCGAGGCCATGCGCCGCGCCGCGCCTCTCGTGGCGAAGATCAAGGACCGGGAGAAGCGCCCGGAGTACGTCCGCAAGCTCGCCGGTGACCTCGGCATGGAGATCGAGCCGGTGCAGCGCGCGGTGCTCGGCGCGGCGAACGGGCAACCCGCGCCCGGTGCTCCCGCCGCACCCGCGCGCCCCGGCCGGCCCGCGCCCAGCGTGGACAGCCCTCGGTCCATGGTGGAGCGGGAGGCGCTGAAGCTGGCGTTGCAGGAGCCGGTCCTGGCCGGCCCGATGTTCGACGCGGTCGAGGTGACCGACTACCAGCACCCGGTGCACGTCTCGGTACGCGCCGCGGTGGCCGCGGCCGGCGGCGCGTCCGCCGCCACCGGCGGCGCGGTCTGGATCGAGCGGGTCCGCGACGCGTGCGACGACCTGGCCGGGCAGGCGCTGATCGGTGAGCTGGCGGTGGAGCCGCTGCGCATCGACGGCGAGCCGGACCCGAGGTACGTCTCGATCACCATGGCGCGGCTGCAGTGGAGTTCGGTCACCGGCCGCATCCGTGACCTGAAGTCGAAGATCCAGCGGATCAACCCGGTGAGCAACAAGGACGAGTACTTCGCCCTGTTCGGGGAACTGCTCTCGCTGGAACAGCACGCACGGGCACTGCGCGAGCAGGCCGCCGGAGGTTTGTGA
- a CDS encoding TetR/AcrR family transcriptional regulator — MSPADTRTQIMDAFAEQLRATGYQGISLVGVGRSVGIQKPSIYHHFPGGKEDLYIAVAERYIRDVGGRIAAALAGPGDVPQRLLALATVAAGQHGDAVTFEQRIYDTLPLVSAETSEHVSGLYVALMLAPVTRFFADARAEGAVTGEPEFLMNAFLHLARAADLTDETGPARVVALFLDGARPRA; from the coding sequence ATGAGCCCAGCCGACACCCGCACCCAGATCATGGACGCCTTCGCCGAGCAGCTCCGCGCGACCGGCTACCAGGGCATCTCCCTGGTCGGCGTGGGCCGCAGCGTCGGCATCCAGAAGCCGTCCATCTACCACCACTTCCCCGGCGGGAAGGAGGATCTCTACATCGCGGTGGCGGAACGGTACATCCGGGACGTCGGTGGTCGGATCGCGGCGGCGCTGGCCGGCCCCGGCGACGTGCCGCAGCGGCTGCTCGCGCTCGCCACCGTCGCCGCCGGTCAGCACGGCGACGCGGTCACGTTCGAGCAGCGCATCTACGACACCCTGCCGCTCGTCTCCGCCGAGACCAGCGAGCACGTCTCGGGCCTCTACGTCGCCCTGATGCTGGCGCCGGTGACCCGGTTCTTCGCCGACGCCCGGGCCGAGGGCGCCGTCACCGGCGAACCGGAGTTCCTGATGAACGCGTTCCTGCACCTGGCCCGCGCGGCCGACCTCACCGACGAGACCGGACCCGCCCGGGTCGTCGCGCTCTTCCTCGACGGCGCCCGCCCACGTGCCTGA
- a CDS encoding ABC transporter permease: MLPLAVTPPRRSPAPVVLAAIRRSTRAVLRTPALLVAPVAQSLFFLLVYAGQLDSVGSTYLDGTSFIAFLLPLILLTGVATGAGAAGTLVLGDLTSGYLDRLRLAHGTTTPFLVGPAVAALIAVVLQMAVTVAGATAIGYRPASWSGVAGMLLLMLALGLGVALLSMALALRSGSASATNLVTLVVFGLSFFTGVFAPVDELAGWMRVIAVANPLTYIVDTARQLGGDAALTAAPIGVAAIVTLAVAGTAACALALHHARKNR; the protein is encoded by the coding sequence GTGCTCCCGCTCGCAGTCACCCCGCCCCGCCGCTCACCGGCCCCCGTCGTCCTCGCGGCGATCAGACGCTCCACGCGCGCCGTGCTCCGGACGCCCGCGCTGCTGGTCGCCCCGGTCGCCCAGTCCCTGTTCTTCCTGCTCGTCTACGCCGGGCAGCTCGACTCCGTCGGCAGCACCTACCTGGACGGGACGAGCTTCATCGCGTTCCTGCTGCCGCTGATCCTGCTCACCGGCGTCGCCACCGGCGCGGGCGCCGCCGGCACGCTGGTGCTGGGCGACCTCACCAGCGGATACCTCGACCGCCTCCGGCTCGCCCACGGCACCACGACACCGTTCCTCGTCGGCCCGGCCGTCGCCGCGCTGATCGCCGTCGTCCTCCAGATGGCGGTCACAGTGGCCGGGGCCACCGCGATCGGCTACCGGCCGGCGAGCTGGTCCGGCGTCGCCGGGATGCTGCTGCTGATGCTGGCCCTGGGCCTCGGCGTCGCGCTGCTGAGCATGGCGCTCGCGCTCCGGTCGGGCTCGGCGTCGGCCACCAACCTGGTCACGCTCGTCGTGTTCGGCCTGTCGTTCTTCACCGGCGTGTTCGCGCCGGTCGACGAACTCGCCGGCTGGATGCGGGTGATCGCCGTCGCCAACCCGCTCACCTATATCGTCGACACCGCCCGCCAGCTCGGCGGCGACGCGGCGCTCACCGCGGCCCCGATCGGCGTCGCGGCGATCGTCACCCTCGCCGTCGCCGGGACCGCGGCCTGCGCCCTCGCCCTCCACCACGCGAGGAAGAACCGATGA